The Hippoglossus hippoglossus isolate fHipHip1 chromosome 21, fHipHip1.pri, whole genome shotgun sequence genome contains a region encoding:
- the rev1 gene encoding DNA repair protein REV1 isoform X3, whose protein sequence is MMLHGGQFHVYYSRSKTTHIIANNLPNNKIQELKGEKIIRPQWIMDSVKAGHLLPYLQYQLYTKQKGPLFPGMTLRQISEIAGPSNGPLQPSVNQKLHLPQHSVQHSAPKHDHPSSSYQNEANPTPSHSQPQSLQRSSAAFLMNPQPSHLASSHLNIDPSHRSPLHTHSMLNPSSTKPPQSPLQTPHRCLSNQRAGQQQPQSNTCQSGCKEVDLKVNGSLQTSADVIMSHSKMNKMQQCGKDLYPQAVKQVPLTNGHVHHVNGALKPEDLSPVSDDPSVDEELPDYRVQSPDIKPQNPPVQCQPKPDPYEFPHSPPKQSDQWPVCLEESSSQAANEQRHKPPPPSYQEAIKATESHLIPKQLQPSLQVDSPPEKTHLSSASHSLSHSLVRLNGSHHNAFSSDPASFNTTITEKPPSSSSSASKSSPQLQAKTNDLISEFYSHSRLHQISTWRTGFSEYVNELHSKRKAAGGASFPGKERLRKCVALRSSDSQGTSAAPIVKSCILHVDMDCFFVSVGIRHRPDLKGKPVAVTSNRGQARVPLRPGANPQLEQQYYQRKHTLPTTEISDEDLHRTPSQQSPESHANGVDQDVAVMSMAEIASCSYEARQAGVRNGMFFGKAKQLCPLLQAVPYDFEAYKEVALSMYETLASYTHDIEALSCDEVLIDGSALLTELGVNADDLAEAIRADIKEKSGCCASVGMGSNILLARLATRKAKPDGQYFLKSEKVDDFIRDLPVTSLPGVGPVMGRKLAAMSVRSCGDLQQLSLSQLQKKFGPRTGQTLFRFCRGLDDRPVRYEKERKSVSAEMNYNIRFTRIDEAESFLNNLSMEVQRRLQEAGLRGRRVTLKVMVRKVGAPLESAKYGGHGICDNLARTVMLPQCTDSGQLIATAVMKLFHAMKLQVQDLRGVGIQVQLLEGNHSVPKDSTGQRTRSIKELLLGQGSARAHNRGSSRVVGAADNGIEQEKTETAASSSGSTPHPLSPPEPVPGTSKDQQARTPKNPRARLNFSIEIPSPSQVDRSVLEALPAELREQVEQSWSHRDRRPNNHRSPSPQTSAPPPPPPPPQSASLKTCPTSPPRPPASGPALNAPPFGTLVLQIPNQPDTPGIVLELPNFSQVDPDVFAALPKELQEELKSAYNRITIQPQTKMLEQKNPLLQLKQSGAGTSLGRMKRRYKRKNAASPVKKGPSPTKRRHTTNSPAKTLPPLTTSRGSNIVKTENVPSASPSKPDIPESLTKFIPRPAPALAGACDLTDIKTLLREWVTSITEPMEEDILQVVKYCTDLIEDKDLEMLDLVMKYMKRLMQQSVESVWCMAFDFILDNVQVVVHQAYGSTLKIA, encoded by the exons ATGATGCTGCACGGAGGCCAGTTCCACGTCTACTACTCACGCTCCAAGACCACACACATCATCGCCAACAACTTGCCAAACAATAAAATCCAGGAGCTCAAAGGGGAGAAGATCATTAGGCCGCAGTGGATTATGGACAG TGTGAAGGCTGGGCATCTCCTGCCGTACCTGCAGTACCAGCTGTACACCAAACAGAAAGGCCCACTCTTCCCTGGCATGACGCTGCGCCAGATCTCAGAGATCGCAGGGCCGAGCAACGGGCCGCTGCAGCCCAGCGTCAATCAAAAGCTCCACCTGCCGCAGCACAGCGTACAACACTCTGCTCCCAAACATGACCACCCCTCATCCAGCTACCAGAATGAAGCCAACCCAACACCCAGCCACAGCCAACCTCAGTCCCTCCAGCGCAGCTCTGCAGCTTTCCTCATGAACCCCCAGCCAAGTCACTTAGCGTCCAGTCACCTCAATATAGACCCCAGTCACAGAAGCCCTTTACACACCCACTCAATGTTAAACCCAAGCAGCACAAAGCCCCCACAGTCTCCTCTTCAGACACCTCACCGTTGTCTCAGCAACCAGAGAGCCGGCCAACAGCAACCTCAGAGCAACACCTGCCAGAGCGGCTGCAAGGAAGTGGACTTAAAAGT AAATGGATCCTTGCAGACCTCAGCAGATGTGATAATGAGCCAttccaaaatgaacaaaatgcaACAGTGTGGCAAAGATCTTTACCCACAGGCGGTAAAGCAAGTGCCCCTGACCAATGGACACGTTCATCATGTTAATGGTGCCTTAAAGCCAGAGGACCTGTCTCCTGTTTCAGACGACCCCTCTGTCGACGAGGAACTGCCTGACTACAGAGTCCAGAGTCCTGATATTAAACCTCAGAATCCTCCGGTGCAGTGTCAGCCCAAACCCGACCCGTATGAGTTTCCCCACAGTCCTCCGAAGCAATCTGACCAGTGGCCTGTCTGTTTGGAGGAGTCCAGCTCTCAAGCAGCCAACGAGCAGAGACAtaaaccaccaccaccctcctaCCAGGAGGCTATAAAAGCCACCGAAAGCCACCTAATCCCAAAACAGCTTCAGCCATCCCTTCAGGTGGATTCACCCCCTGAAAAGACTCATCTATCCTCCGCATCTCACTCTCTTTCACATTCACTTGTTCGACTGAACGGAAGTCACCACAATGCCTTTTCATCAGATCCTGCATCTTTCAATACAACCATCACTGAGAAGCCGCCATCATCATCCTCGTCGGCGTCAAAGTCTTCACCTCAGCTGCAGGCAAAGACGAATGATTTGATCTCCGAGTTCTACTCTCACTCACGTTTACACCAGATCTCCACGTGGAGGACCGGCTTCTCCGAGTATGTCAATGAACTGCACAGCAAACGAAAAGCAGCAGGGGGCGCCTCCTTTCCAGGGAAAGAGCGACTAAGGAAATGTGTGGCACTGCGCTCTTCAGACAGTCAAG gtacaTCAGCAGCCCCAATTGTTAAATCTTGTATCCTTCACGTGGACATGgattgtttctttgtgtctgtggggATCCGACATCGACCGGACCTCAAAG GAAAGCCTGTCGCTGTGACCAGTAACCGTGGACAGGCCAGAGTGCCCCTTAGACCAGGGGCCAACCCTCAGCTGGAGCAGCAGTACtaccagaggaaacacactctTCCTACAACAG AGATAAGTGATGAGGATCTACATAGAACTCCATCACAACAGAGTCCTGAGTCACATGCCAACGGAGTGGACCAGGATGTTGCTGTTATGTCTATGGCAGAGATTGCATCTTGTAGTTATGAGGCGAG ACAGGCGGGCGTGAGGAACGGGATGTTTTTTGGCAAAGCGAAACAGTTGTGCCCCTTGCTGCAGGCCGTCCCGTATGATTTTGAGGCTTATAAAGAGGTGGCTCTCAGCATGTATGAGACTCTGGCTAG TTACACCCATGACATTGAGGCTCTGAGCTGCGATGAAGTGTTGATAGACGGTTCTGCTCTGCTGACTGAGTTGGGCGTCAACGCGGATGATCTTGCTGAAGCTATTAGAGCCGACATCAAGGAGAAGTCAGGATGCTGCGCCTCAGTGGGCATGG GCTCCAACATCCTGTTGGCTCGGTTGGCGACGCGAAAGGCCAAGCCGGACGGGCAGTACTTCTTAAAGTCTGAAAAAGTGGATGATTTTATCAGGGACTTGCCAGTAACCAGCTTACCAG GTGTTGGGCCTGTTATGGGCAGAAAGTTGGCTGCTATGTCCGTGAGGTCATGTGGGGACCTCCAGCAGTtgtctctgtctcagctgcAGAAGAAGTTTGGACCCCGGACCGGACAGACCCTGTTCCGTTTCTGCAGAGGCCTGGATGATCGGCCCGTCCGCTACGAAAAGGAAAGAAAGTCTGTCTCGGCGGAGATGAACTACAACATTCGCTTTACAAGG ATTGATGAGGCAGAGAGTTTCCTGAATAACTTGTCCATGGAGGTTCAAAGACGTTTACAAGAAGCAGGGCTGCGGGGTCGCAGAGTTACGCTCAAGGTCATGGTTCGCAAGGTTGGAGCTCCACTGGAGTCGGCTAAATATGGTGGTCATGGCATCTGTGATAACCTGGCCAG GACTGTGATGCTCCCTCAATGCACCGACAGTGGTCAGCTGATCGCCACTGCAGTCATGAAGCTGTTTCATGCCATGAAGCTGCAGGTTCAGGACCTGAGAGGAGTCGGCATCCAGGTCCAGCTCCTTGAGGGAAATCACTCTGTCCCTAAGGACTCCACAGGCCAGCGGACACGCTCCATCAAAGAGCTGTTACTCGGTCAAGGAAGTGCTCGAGCCCACAACAGAGGTTCGTCTCGGGTTGTAGGTGCTGCAGACAACGGCATTGAACAGGAAAAGACTGAGACAGCAGCCTCATCATCTGGCTCCACTCCacatcctctgtctcctcctgagCCGGTCCCAGGGACAAGCAAAGACCAGCAGGCACGAACTCCGAAGAATCCTCGAGCACGTCTCAACTTCAGTATCGAAATCCCCTCCCCTTCACAG GTGGACCGTTCTGTGTTGGAGGCCCTGCCTGCAGAGCTGAGGGAGCAAGTGGAGCAGTCGTGGAGTCATCGGGACAGGAGACCAAACAATCATCGTTCACCGAGTCCACAGacgtctgctcctcctcctcctcctcctcctcctcagtccgCCTCTCTGAAGACGTGTCCGACCTcacctcctcgtcctcctgccTCTGGACCTGCACTGAACGCCCCACCTTTCGGGACCTTGGTTCTGCAGATTCCAAACCAGCCAGACACTCCGGGAATTGTACTGGAACTACCAAACTTCTCACAG gttgatccagatgttttcgCTGCCCTTCCCAAAGAGCTTCAGGAAGAACTGAAGTCTGCCTATAACCGCATAACTATCCAACCTCAGACAAAAATGT TGGAGCAGAAGaacccactgctgcagctcaaacagtCGGGAGCAGGGACCAGCCTCGGTCGTATGAAGCGGCGCTACAAGAGAAAAAATGCAGCGAGTCCGGTTAAAAAAGGACCTTCTCCTACGAAGAGGCgtcacacaacaaacagcccTGCTAAAACCCTGCCACCTCTTACAACATCACGGGGATCAAACATAGTAAAG ACTGAAAATGTTCCCTCCGCATCCCCCTCAAAACCAGACATCCCAGAGTCTCTGACCAAATTCATCCCTCGTCCTGCACCTGCATTGGCTGGAGCCTGTGACCTGACGGATATTAAAACCCTCCTACGGGAATGGGTCACCTCCATAACAG AACCCATGGAGGAGGACATCCTGCAGGTGGTGAAATACTGCACTGATCTGATCGAGGACAAAGATCTGGAGATGCTGGATTTGGTtatgaaatatatgaaaag ACTCATGCAGCAGTCGGTGGAGTCCGTCTGGTGTATGGCTTTTGACTTTATCCTGGACAACGTGCAGGTGGTTGTGCACCAGGCCTATGGTAGCACCCTGAAGATAGCATGA